Below is a genomic region from Colius striatus isolate bColStr4 chromosome 29, bColStr4.1.hap1, whole genome shotgun sequence.
GCTGCAAAGAGCTTCCATCTGGAAATCCCCCCTCCCTGTCCTGTGGTTGCTTTTAACCCCTTGCGGGATGTCTGGCTCGGCTCCTCCGGTGTGGTAGAGGAGGAGGGCTCAGTGCTGCCCACTGCCTCACCTTCCCAGACACGTTACCTCACTGCACGTGTCTTCCTCCTTAATTAGCTTCAAGTTCCTACTTGGAGCTGCCACTCATCCCTCCTGggagctgccagtgctgggattttcctCCCTCACTTGCCTCTGACTTTACTCCTCATGTCTCTAAGTGCCCACCTAATACTTCAGGAAATCCTCTCAGGttggttgggttggttttttccccttgcccGTGTCTTGTCTCTCTTAACAGCTCCCAGATCTATAGTGCAAATTATTTTGAATGCAATCTGGAAAACATTAATTCTCAGACTCTCTTCTGCAAGCCCACGCTGTCTTCTGCAAGCACAGACCCTCCTCTCCAAGCACACACTTCATTCTAACTTTTAGCAATTCCAGCAGCTTTTTCCCTCTTGTTTTGCTTCcccctgtggggtttttttcccactgacccccctccatccccaaaCAGACACCCCAAAACCTTTCAGCCTCCAAGACCCCACCCTGAGCGCCATCCAGCATCCCTAAAGCATAGAAACAGCTCCAGCTGGGCACTCAACAGCCTGACAACGTTCAACCCCAAGCTAGAAAACCCAGAGAAATGTATTTACCCAGTGAAAAGTGAAGAACCAAGAGCGCTGCAATTACGAAGTTCGTCATCCTACGGGTCGGTGTCGGCCGcccagcgctgctgctgctcgggTGTTTCTTGAGCCGTCCCAGCGGAGGCAGGAAATGACTCTTGTGAGGGCAGGACCAAACAACCTCCACACTGGGAGAGAgtaaaaaagagagaacaggAGGTTTTGCTGCAATTTGCCAAGCGGTGAGATGTCAGGTTGGGCTGGAGGTCGGCCTCCGGGGCTCAGCAGGTACACACGACGCTCCGTGATGCCGCTGCGGTGACTGAGGATGTTTTTCCCCCTGTAAAGGCTTTTGCTGAGGGCTGAGTTGCAAATCTTGAGGCAGTTATTCCTCAGGGAGGGTCAGCGCTGCCGGATGAGCACACAAACAGAGAGAGGATGGGTTTGATTATGTTAGAATTGAGTATAAGAATAGCAAAGTCCTTTCTGTCGTGTGGGCAGAGGCAGAAACGACGGCTGGGAACCAGATTGGGTTCCCAACTTCCCATCAAATCATGAGGGATTTTCCTTTCTTGGCTTCGTTTCACctttctgtgcctcagtttctccatcaggaagaagaaacacaaatgGTGGATGGAAATACCTGGAGCTGGGCTGCTTTAGGAGCCACAGTCGGGGCTGATGGTTGCTCTGTGGTGCCTTGATCCGTGTTGATATTGACTTGTCTTCTCCTCTAAGGTTAAAAGCAAAAGAGGTTTAGTTTCTCAGAAGAGGAATAGGGAGGACAGCGAAACCCAGCTCTTCTGCTTTGTGGGGAAAAGCTGATAATGGTGCAGAAACCATCTCCAAGGAGATGACGTGATGCTGGTGGAAAGTGGGGTTAATGGGTGTGAAGCAATaggggaagagaaggagcaggagggaaaTTAAGCGAGACCCAGTTGGTGTAAGGTGAGTTCCTCGGCAGCACAGAGTGGGGCTGAGGTCACTGGGACTTTATTGCTTACACAGCAACCTTACACAGCAACAAAAATCAGGTCTTGGGGGGAAGATCAGCTTCAGCCCAGATGGTTTCCTCTCCCAGGTGGGCTCTAGCATGTGACAGGTGATGGTGTGTCTCAGAGGCTCTTGAGTGTGGATGAGGAAGAGCAAGAGAAGCCTTAGAAGGTACCAGAGAAGCTGTGTTTGGAGATGAGGCGATTTCCTAAGGGTAAAGATTCACctcccagcctggggctgggctgaACAGGGGACAGCCCTGGGAGGGGGCACATCATCTCCCATCCCCTGGGGCACGTTCTGCCCATCCTAAAGGTGTCTTTTCCCAGTGCCACGTTTCATTCCTCTCCATCCAGTTGGATGATGCTCCCCCCCCACAGGGCTGCGTGTgtcccccctgccctgcccagcccagccctgccctgccctgccctgccctgccctgccctgcctctgggTGCTTCCCCCGCGGGACCAGCCTCAGGAGTTTCCTCTCACGCTTGAGAGAGCGGAAGCGACTTTTCTCAGTGGGGTGAAGGAGTGTAATGGCAaacagctgtgctgagctgggaccTGGGAGGGTGGGAGGGGACACACGGGGGTGGAAATCAGCGGCTGCCATGGGCTGGGAGCGGGAATCCACGGGGCAGCCaggcagggacagcagcagcagccaatgTGTTTCTCATCCTTGTGCTTTTGATTTTGCAGCTGAGGGTTCCTCTTGGGTTTAAGATAAAGATTCCTCTTGACTTTAAGATAAGGATTCCTCTTGATTTGGAGTCCCATCAATCTTAAGATAAGGATTCCCATCGTTTTTTAAGCTGAGGGTTGAGTTTCAAGCCAAGGATTCCTCTCAGTGACCAAAGGCAGATCCACTGAGGAGCTTTTTAAGCTCATCCTCAAACCCTTTTGCAGCCTCTCAGGGCTTTTTCCCATAGGGAGATGCTTGGCAAAGGGTTAAGTGCTGAGGAATGCTGAGCAGCATGAGCAGGCAGGAAGCAAATatcccccaaaccctcccctcgACCCACAAAAATAACATCAGAACTCTCAGTCTCAGCCCAAGCAGAAATGGGATGAATCCCCCGGGCTGGGAGGTGTCAGGCGTGAAAGGGTTAAAATGGTCTGGTTTGAAAAGGGCAAGAAAGGTTTGCAGGGACATGGTGGCTTTTGTTAGATGCAGGATGTGGAGAACACGCCCTAAAAGGTGACAACAAGGGGGGCAAATGACCCCTTTACCCCAAACTCAGCCCTTGAGTGCATCAATGTCCATTGTGAGCGTcccccccagcacctcctggTGCTCCTggggagaggccagtgcaggtcCTGACTTGGATTTCTGgctggaaaaaaggaaaacactccatttttgttcttttaggtgtttttcccccccctccatTTCCATTTGTTCTTACACAGAACCATCACTCAAAGCACAGCTGAAAGGCAGTGACCAAACCCTCCTTTCCAGCTCTCATCCCCAAACCTGACCCTTGTTCTGTGATCTTAAACTCAACAAATCAAAGAGAAGAGGCTTTTCTGACTCCTCAGAagctgagggtgctgagcaccccGGTGCTGTGGAGCCCCTGAGGCTCCCAGCACAGGTTCACAGTGAGCTCAGGGTCCTCTCGGCCGTCTCACATCATTTCCCGGGGTTTAATCGACGGAAGCAAACGGGAAATTAAGAAACTGCAGCTGGTAAATAAAGAATCTTCCCATAACAatgggctgagctggggggaCGAGAGCAGCAGGATTCCTGTAGCCTcgcagccagcactgtgctaccttcccagcagctttcctgtgggagttatctccaaccCCTgcccttggcctgctcagctcctgttgAAAgtgcaggctgctggcagcagttGTGCCCCTGCATGTGGGAGCTACAGGGAAgcaggggagcagagcccacctCCAGTGGTAGGTACTGGGGAAGTCACCTGAGGGGACGTTGTTCAGGGAGTTTGCTGGAGGATGAGAGGCTGGatggaggaaaggcagcagaaatgaGCTGAGGGATGAAGGAAATGTGGGAAATGCACCGATGGGCaatggaaagggaaggggaaggaatgcATCAGTGAGTGAAGGAAACCCACACAAACCCCATCGGTGGGAAACACAAACAACCCCCCCAGGTAGCTGTGGGAaagagtgggatgggatgggatgggatgggatgggatgggatgggatgggatgggatggggtggggtgggatggggtggggtggggtggggcgggatgggatgggatggggtggggtggggtggggtgggatgggatgggatgggatggggtggggtggggtgggatgggatgggatgggatggggtggggtggggtggggtgggatggggtgggatggggtgtggtgggatgggatgggatgggatggggtggggtgggatggggtggggtggggtgggatgggatgggatggggtgggctggggtggggtggggtgggatgggatggggtggggtgggatgggatggggtgggctggggtggggtgggatgggatggggtgggatggggtggggtgggatggggtgggatggggtggggtgggatggggtggggtggggtggggtgggatggggtgggatgggatgggatgggatggggtgggatggggtggaaTAGCAAGCAGATGTGGTATGACATGACATGACAGGCGGGCTGTAGGAGTGACCGTGGCCCCGGGGTTGgggctcagggggagctcacaCCGACCCCCCCCCCGGGCACTGCGAGTCCTCCGGCCGCCCGGGGGCGCCTCCGCGCGCCGCGGACTACAagtcccagcgtgccccgcggcCGGCCGCGCCGCCATGGGGGCCGCCGTGTTCTTCGGCTGCGCCGGCATCGCCTTCGGGCCGGCGCTCGCTCTCGTGCTGCTCACCGTGGCGGCCGAGCCGCTGCGGGTCATCGTCCTGGTGGCGGGGTGAGCTCGGGGGGGCCGGGACCGGCGGGTCTGCGCCGGCCGGCGGGCAGCGAGGGGGCGGCTGGGGGATCGGGGCGTGATGAGGGGGGCCGGGGGCGCTGAGGGGGCGGTTGGGGGGGTCAGGGACATTGAGGGGGCGGTTGGAGGGGTCAGGGGGCGCTGAGGGGGCTGTTGGAGGGGTCAGGGAGCGCAGAGGGGGCTGTTGGAGGGGTCAGGGGCATTGAGGGGGCTGTTGGAGGGGTCAGGGAGCGCTGAGGGGGCGGTTGGAGGGGTCAGGGGCATTGAGGGGGCGGTTGGAGGGGTCAGGGGGCGCTGAGGGGGCTGTTGGAGGGGTCAGGGGCATTGAGGGGGCGGTTGGAGGGGTCAGGGGGCGCTGAGGGGGCTGTTGGAGGGGTCAGGGAGCGCTGAGGGGGCTGTTGGAGGGGTCAGGGAGCGCTGAGGGGGCTGTTGGAGGGGTCAGGGGGCGCTGAGGGGGTGGTTGGAGGGGTCAGGGGGCGCTGAGGGGGTGGTTGGAGGGGTCAGGGGGCGCTGAGGGGGCTGTTGGAGGGGTCAGGGAGCGCTGAGGGGGCTGTTGGAGGGGTCAGGGGGCGCTGAGGGGGTGGTTGGAGGGGTCAGGGGGCGCTGAGGGGGTGGTTGGAGGGGTCAGGGGGCGCTGAGGGGGCTGTTGGAGGGGTCAGGGGGCGCTGAGGGGGCTCTTGGGAGGTCAGGGAGTGCAGAGAGTGTCTGAAGGGGTAGGTGGGAGGTTTGAGAGCGTTGAGGGGGCCGTTCTGGGGCAGCCTGGGGCCAAGAGagcgctggggagggggctgagggcagtTGTGGGGCAGTCGTGGGGCCgttgggctgtgctggggcttgGGCAGTCAGAGgggcctggggcagggcaggcagcagcagggctgttggctccacagggcagcagcttcctctgAGCAGGTTGTTGTGGCCCTGGGGAGGATTCTGGCTTCGCAGCCGGTTTGAGTTTCGGCCTCACATGACAGCGACCCGACAGCCCACAcacactgagctgcagctgggcaCGTGTTTGCTGTGTGACCCCCAGCGTCACCTCGGGCTTCCTCTCTCTCAGggccttcttctggctggtgtcTCTGCTCTTGGCCTCCCTCATCTGGTTCGTTTCCGTCCATCTCAGCGACCGGGAGGACGCCAGGCTGCAGTACGGGCTCCTCATCTTCGGGGCTGCcgtctctgtgctgctgcaggaggcttTCAGATTCGCCTACTTCAAGCTGCTGAAGTAAGAGGGGAGCCTGCACAGGGCCTGCTGCCTCCTGGGATGGATGGTGGCGgtgggaagggtcctgcagagctcctccagccctcagctcagcaccagtggaactgtttgtgttccagctgatgtccatcactccttgtgctgtccctggccaccacacaccaaacaccggccccatccccctgacacccaccctgcagggactgagcagcattgctgaggtgcccctgagctcaggctgctgttccccatgctgagcagccccagggctgcagcctttcctcctcacacacatgttgcagcccctcagcatcttgttCTGTGCTCTCCCAGGcccctctccagcaggtcacccccagcctggcctggtgctGGGTTTGTTCCTCCCtgggtgcaggactctgcccttgccctgggtTCATTGCCACCCATCCCTCCTCCACAAGCCCAAGCCCCTCTTCCCAAGCTCTCCCTGAGCCTTTCCCTCCCTCGctggcaggaaggcagatgaaGGGCTGGCCACCATCAGCGAGGACGGCCGCTCACCCATCTCCCTCAGGCAGATGGCATACGGTGAGTGCCACCCACTCAGCTCCCCCTGCGCCCTGCCAGCCTGAGCCACGGGGCTCACCGTGGGGGTGGCACAGCCACAGTGGCTCCTGGCTgatccccttctccctccccagtcTCAGGCCTGTCCTTTGGCATCATCAGTGGTGTGTTTTCTGTCATCAACATCCTGGCAGACTCCATCGGGCCGGGCACCGTTGGCATCCACGGCGACTCGCCCTATTACTTCATCACCTCTGGTGAGGGCTGGCacgtgctgtggggctgggggctgctgtggccTTGAGTGGCACCAGGGAAGCTTTGGATTGAAGGTTTGGGACAATTTCTTCCCtgggaggggtgtcagcccctgtgccaggctgcccagggagctgggggagtgcccagagatcccaaagccgtggggctgaggtgctgtgggtcagggctgggcagggtcagggcagggctgggactgcagcagcttcaggggcttttctaACCAAACTGAATCTTTGACCACGTGCCATGGCCTTTGCCACAGCCAGGAGGCCTGAGGGGATGgttctgtgtgtctctgtcccCCCACAGCGTTCCTCACCATGGCCCTGGTCCTGCTCCACACCTTCTGGGGGGTGATTTTCTTCGATGCCTGTGAGAAACGTCGCTACTGGTGCCTGGGGCTGGTGGTTGGCAGCCACCTCCTCACCTCGGGGCTGGTGAGTGGCAGCCAGGGCTCAGCAGATCTGGGCCAAAACGCATCAGTGCCAGGCTGTGAGACCCCTCTCACAGCAGTGAGACCCCCCTCTGTGTCCCCCATGGCTAttgaggggagggggggtgctgtgggggtcCTTACACGGCTCTTTCCATCCCCCAGACGTTCCTGAACCCCCGGTACGAGGCCAGTCTGGTGCCCATCTTCATCATCACCCTCTGCACAGGCCTCTGGGCCTTTGTCACTGCCGGTGGCTCCTTCCACAACATCCTCAAGTGCCTCTCCTGTgagtcctgcagagctcagggggtcactgctgcaggggagggggctcaTGGGGGTCTCTGTCCCCTTTTAGAGGCCAGGCCCTGTTTTGGGGTGTGGCCCAGAGTCGGGGCCAAGGGAGGACAAGTCTTGCCTTCAACCCTTTCATTGAACAGAAGACACATACTCTGGCTACGCTGACAACAACCCTGCTCCCCCTAATCGCTCCCCTCCCCCCTAGGTAAGCAGGAGGATGACAGCAGAGTGATGATGTACTCAGCACTGCAGGTGCCTTTGGAGGACTGAAccgtggctgctgctgcctggaccCTCACCCAGAGGTGACCCCgtgccccagccccctcctcaggGGGGTTTTTGGGGTCCAACTGCTCGTGGCTGCGACTTCCATCAGACTTTTTGGGGTGCTTTTTGTTACCTGACAGGGTCAGCGTgaggggggctggagggggggctgggtgccctgtggtgcagccaaGATTTGGGGCAGGACCCCCCTTCCCTTGTATTTGCCCCCTCCCAAGGGACCCCTGAGACATGGGGTGACGTTTGGGGGcggctgtgccccctcccctcagccccttccctgctgccccCTCCTTGTGACTCTGCAGGGGAAGgtgttaaattattttttggATTCAGAGTAAAACCCTTTGACTAGAGCTGatgggtgtgtgggggggtctctgctgtgctggggggagtgtggggagaggggaggtcGCTGCCCCCcatctgcccccagccccctccccacgtcaggggctcagcagcccggcccctttccctccccagcccagagcCGCCGCTTCGgtggggtggggaaggggctttATTTCCCCCAGTGgggccagggcaggagctggagggttggggtgtggggagggggtgtcCAGCACAGCCCCCCCAGAGCTGGTTCAAGGGCGGGGGCTGGAGGGGCCGCGGCGGGACGAGGCCTTGAACACGACGTCGTGCTCCTGCGCCCTCCTGGCTCTGCGTgggggggagaggggctgaggggagggggaacCACCCCTTGGGGGGCTCCAGACGCTCTGGTTTGAGGGTCTGGGGTGTCCCCCCCACCCCTGTTTAAAGGGGCGGGTTCCACCCCCGGGCTCGAGGCCTCTCACCTCatcttcttggccacaaagtGCCCGGCGAGGAAGAGGCCGAGACAAGCGGCCACGGCGCCGAAGGCGATGCCGACAGTCGCCCCTGTGTGAGGCCgggggggctcagggctgggggagggggctcTGGAGTCACCCCCCTCATCCCAACCCCCCCAGACGGGCCCTACCTGTCGAATACCCCTCAGCCCCTGCAAGAGAAGAgccagggctcagccccaccacctcagcctggccctggggggtgttttggggtgcagggaggggagcCCCATcgccccctccccaggctgctgctcacccCTGGGCACAGACACCAGCACCAGCCGCTGGTTGAGCTCCTGGGGCACCCGAAAGTTGTCGACCAGGCGCTGGGGCTCGGCCTCGGCCTCCTCCGTGGCGTAAAGGGctccctggagctgctccagctgaaACAGGCAgcgagggctggggctgctcagccccagagcGGGGGCTTTGACTCCAAAACAGCCCCTACCTGGGCCAGGTTCAGGCAGGCAGCCCCGAAATCAGGGGCTTTGACCCCAAAACAGCCCCTACCTGGGCCAGGTTCAGGCAGGCAGCCCCGAAATCAGGGGCTTTGACCCCAAAACAGCCCCTACCTGGGCCAGGCTGATGTGGAGAGCCCCGAATCAGGGAGTTTGACCCCCAAATGGGTCCAATCTTGGCCAGGCTGATGTGGACAGCCCCAAAATTGGAGGATTTGACCCCCAAATGGGTCCTACCTCAGCCAGGTTGATATGGACAGCAGCAAGTCAGGGGGTTTAGCCCCTAAAGCAGGGGCTTTGACCCCAAAATAGGTCCTACCTGGGCCAGGCTCACATGGACCGCCCTAAGTTGTGGATTTTAGCCCCCAAAGCAGGCTGTACCTTGGCCAGGCCGACATGGACAGTCCCAAATCAGGGGTTTAGCCCCCAGACTCGGGGTTTGCCCCCGGGGGAGGCCGTACCTGGCCCAGGCTGATGCGCACGGGCTGCTGGAAGAGGGTCCAGAGGACGCCCTGGGAGCAGGGGGGGGTGGTGAGGGACCCGTTGTAGCGGTAGAACAGGTCCAGGCGTGGCGGCAGCAGGTCCTGGATGctgaaggaagggatggccgtCGTCTGCCCTGAGGGAGGGGGGCAGGTGGGGGGTTGCACCGAGTGAAATTGgggctccccctcccctcctgccccccgTCCCTCCCTCACCTGCGTAGCGGATGCGGCCGAGGTGCCTCAGGATGTTGTCGTAGGCAGGATGGGGGGCAGCACCCACCTTGGGGAGGCAGGGGGTGTGTTTAGGGGGAGGGGGTGTCagggtttgggaggggggtgtttggggtgtgttttggggtctGTACCTCCAGGAAGACCCCGAGCACGGCCAAGCCCCCGGCGTGGTGCTGGGCCTGGCTGGCGTTGCCGTAGAGCTCGGCGTCGTAGTGCACCACGTGCATCTGTGGGCAGGGGGCTCCAcgggggctgggggcacagcagggacctcccacccccctcccctgggctgctgccccccctcctcacccctttCCTCTGCCTGGGGCTTTCCAGCTCCGCTCCcacactgctgcctgtgccccttCCAGCACCTTCCGTGTGTCCCTGgaccccttccccatccccattcccagcctcctgccccCAGACCCATTTCCCACCCCCTTCCCAcatcccttcccatcccttttttctccccccagaCCCATTTCTCTCCCTGTTTCCCACACCAGGACCCTTCCCTCTTCACTCTTTTCCACCCCCAGACCCATTTCCCACCCTCACTCCCATCTCCCACCCCAAGCCCCCCTTCTCAGGCtgaagccccctccccacctcggCGGGGGCTCGGTGCCCATCCAGCAGATGCTCAGCCCCCGCGCTGCCGGGCCGGCCCCAGTGGAagtgcagctgagcagcagcgAAGCTCCGGGGCAGCCCCTGGAGCCGCAGCGAGGGCGGCAGCGCCAGCACGGCTGCGGGGGCGcggcagggtcaggggggccggGACCCTCGGGACCCTCCCCCAGCCTCCTCTCCGCTCACCCGTGTGGCCGTTGTTGGCGAGGCTGAGGCCGGGGGGCTGCTCGTAGCCCAGGGGGCGAAGGGGAGGCAGCGAAGGGTCCGGCACCGCCCGGCCCGACGCGATGGCGATGGGCGACTGCGCCCGGCCTCCGCACGCCGGGTGCCCCTCGGGCCAGTGCTGCTGTCCGTGGGGGCCTGAGGGGGGGTCCaggcgtggggctgagccccccacacccccccatGGGGATGCTGCTTCACCCCAGATGCCCTCGGTCCCCTCCTCCCCCCGAGAGGGGCGGCGCGGGCCGTTCCCACGGCGCCCGGTAATCTGCTGGGGACGGTTTTTTCCGGCTGGGGGAGCCGGGACAAAGCTGAGGCCGgcggggaggggctgggggggcgcCCACGGGGTCCCCGGGCGGGATGGGGCTTAAGTGGGATTTGGCTGGGGCCGGATCCTAATTGGATTTGGCAGCCGGAGCCTTATGTAAAGGAGCACAAAGGGACCATTGGGGACCCGCGGGCTGGGGGGGGCTGGGAGGACCCAGGTGACCCGGGGAGAGGACACTGAGGGTCGGCACCCATCCGCCTGCCCCCAGCGAGGGGCACTTGGGGGGCTGCGGGGACAATGGGGGATGTCACCCATCCATCCCACCCGGTTCGAGGGGATCCAggaggctgggagggggttggggggcgcAGTGGCGGGACAGGCAGCCggcagcccctcagccctgtGTGGGGACCCAGGGGATGCCTCTCGGCTGTGGGGTGCCGGGTTTGGGGTCCCACTCACCCTCATACGCCCAGTGGGGACCTGTGCAGGGGGAAAGAAGGTGCTGAGGGTCAAAGGGGGGTCCCGGGGCTCAGGTGAGGCCCCCCCAGCCCTTCGCCGGGGGGTTCCTGTGGGTGCTGGCGGCTGCACCCCGACGTGGGTCCCACTCCCAGGGCTGGGGATTGGGGTGAAGGCCTGGGGGGGCCGTGGGGGGCACTCACCAGCGGGCAAGGCGGGGGCCAggccccccagcagcagcagcgctcGCAGCATGGcggggggcaggggctgggggccgccgccgcggctTTAAATACCCACCCGGGACGGGCCCCCCCGGGGGGACGGGGAGAGCTGGGGGGGCCATGGCtgggggccggggcggggggggtgaggggccGCGGGGTgaggggcggcgggcggggggctgcagggggcgCTGGGCCGGGGGGCGCcgggggggtcccggggggtcccggggggggtcccgggggtCGGACCCTGCACGCGCTCCCCtcgccccgccccctcccctccgGCCCCGCCCCCCGGACGACGCCCCGCCCCTCCCGCTGACGTCACGCGCGCGCGCCCCGCCCCCACGTGGGAGCCCACGCGCCCGCCCGGGCCCCGTTACGTAACGCGGCCGAAGCGAGGCCGCggcgccgctgccgcccccAACGGCGGCTcggggcggggggctgcggggggctgcggggggctgctCGTGCCCGGCAGCGGGACCCGGGACCCCCATCGGCGCCGCGGCCCGCCAGAGGGCGCTGCTccgcgccccccccccccgtggcGCCACATGGAGGGGGCGTGTCCTCAGCCCCGCCCCTCCGCCCTCACAGCCAATCAGCGCGGGGCAACCTCCGCATTGGGCAGAGCCGCCGGCGGCGCAGGCCAATGGGAGCtcggggggcgcggcggggcgcggaGGCTCCGCCCCgctgccggggccgggcggccaATGGGAGCGAAGGGGGCGGGGCCCAGCGGGAGGCACGTGCGGCCGCGCACGTGTCCGCGTGGGGCCGCCGCAGCCCGGGCGGAACCGGCACCGGGACAGCGGCAGCGACGGGGACACCGGCACCGGCACCAGCGGCACCAGCGGCACCAGCGGCACCGGCACCAGCGGCACCAGCGGCACCGGCACAGCAGGTGGGCCTCGGGCTGGTTGGGGCCGGGGGCAGGATCCCCGGGACCCCGGGGAGGGGGAGGCTGCGGCCAGTGCGGCGTCCCGGGGCAGTGAGAGGGTCCCGGAGCCGCACGGGGAGGTGCTGGGAGCGCGGCCCCGGGGGCGGGCGGGTCCCCAGGCTGGGTGTGCTTGGGGGGTCCCCCCGGGAGGGTCCCGATCTTGAGTGGAGAGGCCtgttgggggtggggggctggTGATGGAGGGGCCAGCGGGAGGGGGACGGGTCTGCGCAGCAGGTTGTGCTCccgctgctggggag
It encodes:
- the CA14 gene encoding carbonic anhydrase 14, which codes for MLRALLLLGGLAPALPAGPHWAYEGPHGQQHWPEGHPACGGRAQSPIAIASGRAVPDPSLPPLRPLGYEQPPGLSLANNGHTAVLALPPSLRLQGLPRSFAAAQLHFHWGRPGSAGAEHLLDGHRAPAEMHVVHYDAELYGNASQAQHHAGGLAVLGVFLEVGAAPHPAYDNILRHLGRIRYAGQTTAIPSFSIQDLLPPRLDLFYRYNGSLTTPPCSQGVLWTLFQQPVRISLGQLEQLQGALYATEEAEAEPQRLVDNFRVPQELNQRLVLVSVPRGAEGYSTGATVGIAFGAVAACLGLFLAGHFVAKKMRARRAQEHDVVFKASSRRGPSSPRP
- the APH1A gene encoding gamma-secretase subunit APH-1A, translated to MGAAVFFGCAGIAFGPALALVLLTVAAEPLRVIVLVAGAFFWLVSLLLASLIWFVSVHLSDREDARLQYGLLIFGAAVSVLLQEAFRFAYFKLLKKADEGLATISEDGRSPISLRQMAYVSGLSFGIISGVFSVINILADSIGPGTVGIHGDSPYYFITSAFLTMALVLLHTFWGVIFFDACEKRRYWCLGLVVGSHLLTSGLTFLNPRYEASLVPIFIITLCTGLWAFVTAGGSFHNILKCLSCKQEDDSRVMMYSALQVPLED